From a region of the Lactuca sativa cultivar Salinas chromosome 4, Lsat_Salinas_v11, whole genome shotgun sequence genome:
- the LOC111892281 gene encoding probable serine/threonine protein phosphatase 2A regulatory subunit B''gamma: MIKPQEEAYFTLQDLKGSKLSGSTFNILFNLNKFMTFESRDPFLICQEEAYFTLQDLKGSKLSGRTFNILFNLNKFMAFESRDPFLICQECENPTLTEWDRLAYREYIRLSMEEDVDNASNGSGDIWDESLEAPF; this comes from the exons ATGATTAAACCACAG GAAGAGGCTTATTTTACATTACAAGACTTGAAAGGAAGCAAGCTCTCTGGAAGCACTTTCAATATCCTCTTTAACCTTAATAAGTTCATGACCTTTGAATCCCGTGACCCTTTTCTTATTTGCCAG gAAGAGGCTTATTTTACATTACAAGACTTGAAAGGAAGCAAGCTCTCTGGAAGAACTTTCAATATCCTCTTTAACCTTAATAAGTTCATGGCCTTTGAATCCCGTGACCCCTTTCTCATTTGCCAG gAATGTGAGAATCCAACATTGACTGAATGGGATCGGCTTGCATACCGGGAATATATAAGGCTTTCAATGGAGGAAGATGTAGATAATGCATCTAATGGTAGTGGGGATATATGGGATGAGTCTCTTGAGGCTCCATTTTGA